A window of Nicotiana tabacum cultivar K326 chromosome 24, ASM71507v2, whole genome shotgun sequence contains these coding sequences:
- the LOC107826776 gene encoding putative fasciclin-like arabinogalactan protein 20 translates to MAASFNPLSFFIIFSSLLSFSTSQTTAPPPPPPPQSLLNAAETLSNSGYVSMSLTLELISDTILSRATKHSLSPSALTIFTPPDSSFVNFGQPSLSHLLLHFSPLSLSLSSLQSLPFLSKIPSLSPSSSLYITSLATDLQISINNVKIVGSPIYDDGYVVVFAIEDFFSQNFTRPTTNQNPNFKSSPQCITFDPFSRFYEVSLMLKSKGYLIMASFLELQLIGFLKINNDSPPLKLTVFAPMDDAIVGYAGDFSDYQQLFLRHLVPCVWYWTDLNNGTEIKNYVNGFNMMIKKVNDVAFVNGVEITYPDLYYNDWLVVHGLQSVIPLPDEIDEEMGENFGMGESNNAVNFDVSMAPDHSEF, encoded by the coding sequence ATGGCAGCTTCCTTCAATCCACTCtctttcttcattattttcaGTTCACTTCTCTCATTTTCCACTTCACAAACCACCGCCCCACCACCGCCGCCGCCGCCTCAATCCCTCTTAAACGCCGCCGAAACACTCTCAAACTCCGGTTACGTTTCCATGTCACTCACTCTCGAACTCATCTCCGATACCATCCTCTCACGCGCCACCAAACACTCACTCTCACCTTCCGCCCTTACCATCTTCACTCCACCTGATTCCTCTTTCGTTAACTTCGGTCAGCCCTCTCTCTCTCATCTTCTCCTCCATTTTTCTCCTCTTTCACTTTCTCTCTCTTCACTTCAATCCCTCCCTTTTTTGTCCAAAATCCCTTCTCTATCTCCTTCTAGCTCACTTTACATCACGAGCTTAGCTACTGATcttcaaatttcaataaataACGTCAAAATCGTCGGGTCTCCGATTTACGACGACGGATATGTCGTCGTTTTTGCAATTGAAGATTTCTTCAGCCAAAATTTCACCCGCCCGACTACAAATCAAAACCCGAATTTCAAATCAAGTCCTCAGTGTATCACATTTGATCCATTTTCTCGGTTTTATGAGGTGTCGTTGATGTTGAAGTCAAAGGGGTACTTAATCATGGCTTCGTTTTTGGAGTTACAGTTAATTGGGTTTTTGAAGATTAATAATGATTCACCGCCGTTAAAGTTAACGGTGTTTGCTCCAATGGATGACGCGATTGTTGGGTACGCAGGGGATTTTTCTGACTATCAGCAGTTATTTTTGAGGCATTTAGTGCCGTGTGTTTGGTACTGGACTGATTTGAATAATGGGACTGAGATTAAGAATTATGTTAATGGGTTTAATATGATGATTAAGAAGGTTAATGACGTGGCATTTGTTAATGGAGTGGAAATTACGTATCCGGATTTGTATTATAATGATTGGCTTGTTGTGCATGGGTTGCAGAGTGTGATTCCTTTGCCTGATGAGATTGATGAAGAAATGGGTgaaaattttggtatgggtgaaagTAATAATGCGGTAAATTTTGATGTTTCTATGGCTCCTGATCACAGTGAATTTTGA
- the LOC107826771 gene encoding pentatricopeptide repeat-containing protein At1g77360, mitochondrial-like, with product MSLHRSLSRIPKTLIPTLHSPTKPIKNGNPFHKLLPFFQIHYNSVNTHASSNDNNQNSNPQNALIKLEAERICKILLNTTCSTKGVADALSSVSGNVNPLLVDEVVKKLSNSGVLALSFFRWAEKQNGFVHTSESYHGLIEALGKIKQFKMVWILVDELKKKGLLCKEAFALISRRYARARKVKEAIEAFERMEKYGLVVELQDFNRLLDTLSKSRNVGKAQEVFDKWKNNGKFKPNIKSYTILLEGWGGEKNLLRLNEVYQEMKADDIEPDVVSYGIMIHAHCKVKKYDEAIELLREMERKKIRVTPHVYCTLINGLGSEKRLVEALKYFELYKGSGFDLEVFTFNAMVGAYCWSMRMDDAYKLVDEMRRCKIGPNSRTYDIILHHLIKAKRTNEAYSVFQKMSNDPGCEPTVSTYEIMVRMFCNEDRTDMALRVWDQMKARGVLPGMHMFSTLINSFCHENRLDDACRYFQEMLDMGMRPPLPLFDNLKRTLLEEGKEDTVKALWRKLEKLKKSNLVG from the coding sequence ATGAGTCTTCATCGATCCCTCAGCCGCATACCTAAAACCCTAATTCCTACACTTCACAGCCCCACAAAACCCATAAAAAATGGAAACCCATTTCACAAATTATTGCCATTTTTTCAAATTCATTACAATTCAGTGAATACCCATGCCTCTTCTAATGATAATAACCAaaactcaaatccccaaaatgcACTAATTAAACTGGAAGCAGAAAGAATCTGCAAAATTTTATTGAACACCACCTGTTCGACGAAAGGTGTAGCTGATGCTTTGAGTTCTGTTTCAGGAAATGTGAATCCTTTATTAGTTGATGAGGTTGTAAAGAAGCTCAGCAATTCTGGGGTTTTAGCATTGTCTTTTTTCCGTTGGGCTGAGAAACAGAACGGTTTCGTGCATACTTCAGAGAGTTATCATGGGTTGATTGAAGCTCTAGGAAAGATCAAACAGTTTAAAATGGTTTGGATTTTGGTTGATGAGTTGAAGAAGAAAGGGTTGTTGTGTAAAGAGGCATTTGCACTTATTTCACGAAGATATGCTCGTGCTAGGAAGGTTAAAGAAGCTATCGAGGCATTTGAGAGGATGGAGAAATATGGATTGGTTGTTGAGTTGCAAGATTTTAATAGATTGCTTGATACATTGAGCAAGTCTAGGAATGTTGGGAAAGCACAAGAAGTGTTTGATAAATGGAAGAATAATGGgaaatttaagcctaatattaaGTCTTATACTATATTGTTAGAAGGGTGGGGTGGAGAGAAGAATTTGTTGAGGCTAAATGAAGTTTATCAGGAGATGAAGGCTGATGATATTGAGCCTGATGTTGTGAGCTATGGAATCATGATCCATGCTCATTGCAAGGTTAAGAAGTATGATGAGGCGATTGAGTTGTTACGCGAAATGGAAAGGAAGAAGATTAGGGTAACGCCTCATGTGTATTGCACGTTGATAAATGGTTTGGGATCGGAGAAAAGGTTGGTCGAGGCTCTTAAGTATTTTGAGCTGTATAAGGGTAGTGGTTTTGATCTTGAGGTATTCACATTTAACGCAATGGTGGGAGCTTATTGCTGGTCTATGCGTATGGATGATGCATATAAGTTAGTCGATGAGATGAGGAGATGTAAGATTGGTCCGAATTCCAGAACATATGACATTATTCTTCACCATCTTATAAAAGCCAAAAGAACGAATGAAGCTTATTCGGTGTTTCAGAAAATGAGCAATGATCCTGGGTGCGAACCGACTGTGAGTACATACGAGATAATGGTGAGGATGTTCTGCAACGAGGACCGGACAGATATGGCTCTTCGAGTCTGGGATCAGATGAAAGCTAGGGGAGTTCTTCCCGGAATGCATATGTTTTCGACATTGATCAACAGCTTTTGCCATGAGAATAGATTGGATGATGCTTGTAGATACTTTCAAGAGATGCTTGACATGGGCATGAGACCTCCACTTCCCTTGTTTGATAATCTAAAACGGACACTTCTTGAAGAGGGAAAAGAGGATACTGTTAAAGCATTGTGGAGGAAACTTGAGAAACTAAAGAAAAGCAACTTAGTTGGATAG